A stretch of DNA from Cyanobacterium sp. T60_A2020_053:
TGTCTTCTTGTCAAAAACAAATCAATTTTGATCCTGACTTTGAAAACACCCTGCTCCAGTAGGGGGGTTTATCCCTTTCCAATCCCACGCTTCAGGTATTTCAACCTTAACTTTTGGATTGAACGAATCGCACTTACAAATATATTATATCTTCGTAATTTACCCACCGTGTAATGAATTGCACGGAACCAATGGTATCTCGTTCAATAAATTGAACTAAGATTGTTTTTAATTGATTTGTAAGTGATCGCGCAGCGGCAGCCTTCGGCTGATCAAGCGGACTTGATATTATCAAGTAATCCTAAATCATTCATGAGAAAATCAGTAAGTAAGCAAATTTAATGGTAGCTCAAGCTATCTTTAAAGTGACCTTTGTCAAAAGTCCATGTGACGACATTTCCTAGCCACTGTATAAGCCTTGTCATTTTTGCTTCTTTACCCTTGTTATAATACTATTTTGCCAATAAATGTACATAGAAAAAATAAATTTATATAACCTTTTAATACCCTTTAAATCACCCTTTAAATTTGCAGGAGGAGAATATCAGAATCATAGCTGTTTAATTGTAGCAATTCACAGTGAAGGCTTAACTGGTTGGGGAGAATGCCCAACCTTTGAACATCCTTTTTATACTTATGAAACAATAAAAACAACATATCATGTTTTAACTGATTTTTTAATACCTTCTTTGTTAAAAAAAGAGATTAACTCTCCCCAAGAATTTGCACAAATATCAGCGCCCGTGCGAGGGCATAACATGGCTAAATCAGCATTAGACTGTGCATTATGGGATTTATTTGCTCAAGCCAATAATCTTAGTTTACAAGAATATATTGGTGGTATTAGAGATAAAATTTCGGTGGGTGTAGCTGTTTCTTTAGAAAAAGATTTAGAAAAATTATTGACAAAGGTTAATAATTATGTTGATGAAGGCTATCAAAGAATAAAAGTAAAAATAAGTAAAGATTGGGCATTACAACCATTAGAAAAGATTAGAAAAAATTATCCTGACTTAATGATAATGGCAGATGCTAATTCCGTTTTCAGTTTAGAAGATTTAGCACTATTTAAACAGCTAGACCAACTTAATTTATTGATGATCGAACAACCATTAGGATATGATGATTTATTAGAGCATAGTTATTTACAAAGTCAAATTAAAACGCCTATTTGTTTAGATGAAAGTATCAATTCCGTTAATGATACACGCAATGCTATTAAACTAAAGTCTTGTCAGATTGTTAATTTAAAACCGAGTCGAGTGGGCGGTGTAACTAATACTTTAAAAATTCATCAAATTTGTCAACAAACAGGGATAAAATTATGGTGCGGTGGAATGCTAGAATCAGGTATTGGTAGAGCTTTGAATCTGCATATTTCCAGTTTAGAAAACTTTCAATTACCTGCGGATATTTCTGCCACTAATCGTTATTTTCACGAAGATATTACTACTACTAATCTTTATTTAAACCAAGAAGATTCCACCATCAATATTCCCAAACAAAGAAAGGGTATTGGTGTAGAAATCAATCCCGAAATGCTCATTAAATATAGCAATGATAAATGATTCATAAGAAAATAAACACAAACAATTCACGGGCAAGGGGATGTGCGCCCCTTGTTATCATAGCTTTGAGAAAAATAAAAATCACAATTAATTTTGCTTACCTACTTATAAGCATTTCACCTGATAGCTAACCCCCGAAACCTGACACCTTCCCTCACTTAATTGATTTTTTACGAATGATTTAGGACTATTATATCAAGTGAGTTTGATGTGAAATTTTCAGTTAAAGTAAAGAAGAGTAAAACATAAGCGGAGAGTTTTTATGACACTAAAAAAAATATTGAGTTTATTCCTTACCCTCACATTGACGGTAATGATGACAGGATGTCAGGATAAAATCGAAAGCGTGGAAGCCTTCACCAGTGATAAAGCGCCCATCCCCCAAGTCATAAATATAAAAGAAGTCAACCCACCTAAACTAATTCAAGAATTAAATAAAAACTTCGCCCAAAAACAACCTCAAGTCAAAATTATTTCTCCTGCCGATGGCAAAATACTGGATACTACCAGCGCTGAAGTAAAATTAACCGTTAGCGACTTAACTATTTTTAAAGATGATAACCTGAAAATGGGACCTCATTTACATTTCTTCCTTGATGATCAACCATATCAAGCTATTTATAGTACAGAAGAACCAGTATTATTGACAGATTTAGCGCCCGGCACCCATACCATCAGAGTGTTTGCTTCGCGCCCATGGCATGAAAGTTTTAAAAATGAAGGCGCTTACGCCCAAACCACCTTCCATGTCTTTACTCCCACGGAAGACAACAACCCCAATAATAGTTTACCTCTTTTAACCTACAGTCGTCCTCAAGGAACTTATGGTGCAGAGCCGATTATGCTGGATTTTTACCTCACTAATGCACCTTTACATCTGGCGGCGCAAGAAAATTCAGAGGATAATATCAGGGATTGGCGTATCCGAATTACTATCAATGGTGAAGTCTCAATTATTGACACTTGGCAACCTCTCTATTTAACTGGTTTTAATCAAGGAGAAAATTGGGTTAAACTGGAATTTATTGATGATCAAGGTGATGTTTTAAAAAATGTTTTTAATAGCACTGTAAGAGTTATCAATTTTGATCCCAAATTTAATGATACTTTGTCAAAATTAGTGACGGGTAAAATTAGTTTAAGCAAAGCTCAAGCTATTACTATTCCTAATTATCCAGTGTCTGAAATTGAGGAAGAAGTAATCGAAAATTCTCTTACTCAGACAGAAGAAATTATCACTGAAACATCAGAAGAAAGTTTAGAAGTTATCGAAAATAATCCAGCTGAAATACCAGAAGAAACTTTGGATGTGATTGAAAGCAATGATGCTGAAATTTCGGAAGAAAGTTTAGACGTTATCGAAAATAATAATGATGAAAATTCAGAAGAAGGTTTA
This window harbors:
- the menC gene encoding o-succinylbenzoate synthase is translated as MYIEKINLYNLLIPFKSPFKFAGGEYQNHSCLIVAIHSEGLTGWGECPTFEHPFYTYETIKTTYHVLTDFLIPSLLKKEINSPQEFAQISAPVRGHNMAKSALDCALWDLFAQANNLSLQEYIGGIRDKISVGVAVSLEKDLEKLLTKVNNYVDEGYQRIKVKISKDWALQPLEKIRKNYPDLMIMADANSVFSLEDLALFKQLDQLNLLMIEQPLGYDDLLEHSYLQSQIKTPICLDESINSVNDTRNAIKLKSCQIVNLKPSRVGGVTNTLKIHQICQQTGIKLWCGGMLESGIGRALNLHISSLENFQLPADISATNRYFHEDITTTNLYLNQEDSTINIPKQRKGIGVEINPEMLIKYSNDK